The window TAGTCCGTACTTGATCTAGTGGGATCCATTTGGTTTTTCTTGTTGATGATGACCATTCTACACCTACTGGTAGTGGAGCTAGATAGACAACACTTCTACTGGGTTTATTCTCAAGCTTAACAACCCTTCCTCTAAAGTCTTGAATTGTTTTTAGAAGAGTTTCATAATTTCTTGGTCCAAGAACAGAGGCTGCAACTTCACTAGGATGCTGACCTTTGGGTACATTATCTGCAGTAATGGGTACAAGACCATCTTTTGTCTCTTCAAAAAGAATCTCTTGCTTACCATGAAAGCCTTGTCTGTAGAACAGGGCGCCTACATTATCTGGATTAACGCTGGACATAATTTTATATACCTAAATTTTTTGCAGTAGGGATGATGCATCTTTATCCACTATCCAAAGGGCTTTACAAGCGGGCGTACCTATTTTTTGGGCGGGGAATTCCTCTGGTTCATAGTGAGAGCTTAATACTTTTGCAAGCACTTTTGCTTTATTGGCTCCAATCACATAGATTGCCAAATTACGTGTATTATGAATACCTGTATAGGTAAAGCTCATGCGCCAGACATTCTTTTGTGGGATAAAGTTTGCAACAATTAAGCGATCTTCAATATCTAGTCCTTGAGTGTGGGGGAATAAAGAAGCTGTATGTCCATCATCGCCCATGCCAAGCATAATAAGATCAAAGATCTTTACTTTTCTATTAATGCTATCTTCATAAAGGATGGCATGTATTTCAATATCTCTTTCTGCTTTCATGCGAAAAACTTGATCTTTTTTGATAGGAAGTTTTGTAAGAAATGCATCCATTGCCATTTTATAGTTGCTATCAAGGTTGTCAGGGGGGACTGCTCGCTCATCACTCCAAAAAATACGCACCTTTTCCCAAGCAATACGTTTTGCATTTTGATCAGAAGCAAGCTTTTCAAAGATAGCTTTTGGGGTACTTCCACCCGACAGTGCAACAGCAAAATAGCCATGATC of the Chlamydiales bacterium genome contains:
- the pgl gene encoding 6-phosphogluconolactonase, which produces MTTTVSVIKRFDKRRDIVIPGNKDETLHFCVEHFIKTANDAIKDHGYFAVALSGGSTPKAIFEKLASDQNAKRIAWEKVRIFWSDERAVPPDNLDSNYKMAMDAFLTKLPIKKDQVFRMKAERDIEIHAILYEDSINRKVKIFDLIMLGMGDDGHTASLFPHTQGLDIEDRLIVANFIPQKNVWRMSFTYTGIHNTRNLAIYVIGANKAKVLAKVLSSHYEPEEFPAQKIGTPACKALWIVDKDASSLLQKI